A single region of the Nicotiana sylvestris chromosome 6, ASM39365v2, whole genome shotgun sequence genome encodes:
- the LOC138871941 gene encoding uncharacterized protein gives MSKSPRVASFSKEWKQNLEIVQSYLVKAQNRMKRHTDQNRRFVVYQVGDKVMVKIPKQYLFAGVHDPCLFKKYIRPLSIERRIEKVTYQVDTPSWWKIHPVFHVSLLKPFREYIEDPSRSQLTIPSIRGPNSTEKGVLKLFLMIE, from the coding sequence ATGTCAAAATCTCCTCGAGTTGCTAGCTTCTCAAAAGAAtggaagcaaaatttggagatagtaCAGAGCTATCTTGTCAAAGCCCAAAACCGTATGAAGAGACATACTGATCAAAATCGTCGCTTTGTTGtataccaagtaggagacaaagtgatggtcaaaatcCCAAAGCAGTATTTGTTTGCAGGGGTTCATGACCCTTGcctatttaaaaaatatattagacccttgtccattgaaaggcgcATTGAAAAAGTTACATACCAGGTGGATACCCCATCTTGGTGGAAAATCCATCCCGTTTTTCATGTCAGTCTtctgaaaccttttcgggaatACATAGAGGATCCTTCACGGAGTcagctcacaatacccagtattcgaggcCCCAATTCAACTGAAAAAGGTGTGCTGAAGCTATTCTTGATGATCGAGTGA